The genomic stretch CAATACCTAAGGCTAATCCGCTTACAATTACAAATTGATCATGAAGCAATGGAGCTAAAACTGATTGTATAGCATCATATCCGTATTGAGTCGGCTGTCTAGTTCCAACCACGCTTAAACAATCTTTATACTGAAATAATGACAAATCTCCTTTACAAAACAAAACCCAAGGTGGATCATAGATATTTTTTAACAAATGGGGATATTCATCATCAATAATTGTTATACAGTAAATACTTTGCTCTTCATATTTATTTAGAATATCTTGTATTGGAATAGTTTGCAAATATTTTTTCACTTGACATGCTCGATTGAATGGAACCTGAAGAATTTGCTGAAGGTCATTCGGAGAATAATTGTACAGATGTTGAAGAGAAGAATCATACTGGAGAAACGAAAAGATTTGCTTCCAAGTCAATAGCTGACAATGTGATAAGTGAATTATTTTTTTGCGCAACTCATCCATATCATCGACTCCTTTTATAGCATAGAAAATAGTCCTCAGCGAGGAGGACTATTTTATGCTTTAATGAGTTTTACATTTTTCTAATAAGCCTTGTTCTTTTAACACGCTAATTAATGTCTCACCCATTACAGACGGCGTTTCAGCAACTTTGATACCGCATTCATTCATTGTTTTGATCTTTTCAGCAGCCGTTCCTTTTCCACCAGAAATAATGGCACCAGCATGGCCCATACGTTTCCCTGGAGGTGCTGTTTGACCACCGATAAACCCTACTACAGGTTTTGTCATGTTTGCTTTAATCCACTCTGCAGCTTCTTCTTCTGCCGTACCACCAATTTCACCAATCATAATAACAGCATACGTCTCTTCGTCTTCGTTGAAGGCTTTTAGAACATCAATAAAGTTTGTACCATTAACTGGGTCTCCACCGATACCAACTGCTGTTGATTGACCAATTCCCGCTTCAGAAAGTTGATGTACTGCTTCATATGTTAACGTACCAGAGCGTGACACGACACCAACATGACCTTTTTTGTGAATATATCCTGGCATAATACCAATTTTACATTCTTCTGGTGTAATAACACCTGGGCAGTTTGGTCCTACAAGTCTAGTCTTTTTGCCTTCCATATAGCGCTTTACTTTTACCATATCTAATACCGGAATACCTTCTGTGATACAGATAACAAGATCTAAATCTGCATCAACTGCTTCAATAATTGAGTCAGCCGCGAACGCAGGTGGCACGTAAACAACAGAAGCTGTAGCACCTGTTTTTTCTTTGGCTTCTAATACCGTATTAAAAACGGGCACGCCTTCAACTTCCATACCGCCTTTACCTGGTGTTACACCGCCGACGATCTGTGTGCCGTACTCTAACATCTGCGTTGTATGGAAAAGACCTACTCCGCCTGTTATACCTTGTACAATTACTTTTGTGTCTTTATTAATAAATACGCTCATTCCTATCCCCCAGCCTTTCTATTTCACTAGTGAAACGATTTTTTGTGCGCCGTCTGCCATTGACTCAGCTGCTGTAATATTCAGCCCTGATTCTTGAAGAATCTTCTTACCTAGCTCTACGTTTGTTCCTTCTAAACGCACAACTAATGGTAAGCTTAAGCCAACTTGTTTTGTTGCTTCTACAACACCAGTTGCAATTACATCACACTTCATAATTCCACCAAAGATGTTAACGAAAATTCCTTTTACATTTTGGTCAGATAGAATAATTTTGAACGCTTCTGTTACTTTCTCAGCTGTAGCGCCGCCCCCAACATCAAGGAAGTTAGCCGGGTCTCCGCCATAATGCTTAATGATGTCCATTGTCGCCATAGCAAGGCCAGCACCGTTTACCATACAACCGATGTTTCCATCTAATGAAATATAGCTTAGGTCATATTTAGATGCTTCGATTTCTTTTGCATCTTCTTCATCTAAATCGCGATATTCTAAAATATCTTTTTGACGATATAATGCGTTTGAATCGAAATTTAGCTTCGCATCAAGAGCCATTACGTTTCCATCGCCTGTTACAACAAGTGGGTTGATTTCAGCGATTGAACAATCTTTTTCAACAAATACAGTATATAAACCAGCCATAAACTTAACTGCCTTACCTACTAATTCTTTTGGAATATTAATATTAAACGCAAGTCGACGCGCTTGGAAACCTTGTAAACCAATCGCTGGATCAATGTATTCTTTGAAGATTTTTTCAGGAGTTGCTTCCGCTACTTCTTCAATCTCCGTACCACCTTCTTCAGAACCCATTAATACAACTTGAGAAGTTGCGCGATCCAATACTAAACCAATATAGTACTCTTTCTTAATATCGCACCCTTCTTCAATAAGTAAACGCTTTACTTCTTTCCCCTCTGGACCTGTTTGATGCGTAACGAGCGTTTTACCTAAAATATCTTGTGCATATGTACGAACTTCATCTAAGTTTTTCGCTACTTTTACACCACCCGCTTTTCCACGTCCCCCAGCGTGGATTTGCGCTTTAACCACTGAAACTTGAGATCCAAGTTCTTTAGCAGCTTCAACTGCTTCTTCTACACTATATGCTACTTTACCATTAGGTACTGCTACTCCATATTTTCTTAGGAGTTCTTTCCCTTGATACTCATGGATATTCATTTCCCATCCTCCTAACGTAATCAACCAATAAAATAGACTGCGCTTTCATTGTATAAAAATAATTGTCTAGTTGTCTACTACTCAATTAAAAAATATTAAAATAATTGGAAAATTATTTTTTCTTCATCTCTTTGTCTAGCTGATAAACAATGCCAAAACAAAAGCCACCACTTCATGCAATTCGCTTGGAATCTGTTCATAGATAGTTAACTTACTTACCGGATTGGAATAATGATTAAACGCTTTCTGTGAGATGGATAGTGTTTCATAAGTCCAGCCTGTTCGTACACTTGTTATGGTAACTGATGCATCATGCCAAAACCTTCATGAAAAGATTTTGGCATGATGGCTAAGGATATAGCTTTCACTCCGCCTTCCTTTAAAGTAAATAAGTGTGAAGCTACACTTAATACATCTTGTTATCTTCTAACCTCAGAAAACACTTTCAGACGCTGTAGCATTCCGATAGGCTTCTCCATTATGGAGAGGCGCTTATAACTAATCAACAGATGCTTTTGCAAATGTTCATTTTAAGCACAGCTAGTCCCGAAAAAAATTGATTCAATTAGTTTTCCAAGTATTATGACCAGGTGATGAAACAAGTTGTTGAAAATCTGAGATTTTTACCATTCTTCTGTCTCTTTACCAATTATATTTTCTCTTTAATAGGTGCAAAAGAACGTCGATGTTCCTTTAAAACCCCATAGCTATCAATTGCCTCTAAATGTTGCTTTGTTCCATACCCCATGTGTTTTTCAAATCCGTATTCAGGATGCTTTAATGCCAATTCCTTCATCATTCGATCTCTTGTCACCTTCGCAATGACGGAACTTGCAGCGATAGAGATGCTTGTAGCGTCACCTTTAATAATAGACTCCTGTGGAAGATCAAGTGGGAGAGTCATAGCGTCAATTAATAGTGCTTCAGGCTTAACTGCTAAACCTTCAATCGCTTCCATCATCGCTGTTTTTGTTGCTTGATAAATGTTTAATTTATCAATAGTTGCTGCATCTACGATTCCAACACCAACTGCTACTGCTTGCTGACAAATTATTTCGTAAAACTCTTCTCTTTTGGCTTCTGATAACTTTTTAGAATCCGTTAATCCAGGTAAAAAGAACTCTCTAGGTAAAATAACTGCCGCAGCCACAACCGGTCCCGCTAAAGGTCCTCTTCCTACTTCATCAATTCCCGCGATAAACTTTACACCTTGGTCATATTGTTTGTTTTCGTACGACATCATTTGATAGAATTGCTCTTTTAAGCGCTCAGAGGCTTGTATTTGTTTCTTTCGTTGAATAACAGCTTGTTGTACACCCTTGCGTTCATCCTGCTCATACTGTGCGAATACAGGGTCTTTAAGACTGTCAATTTCTTGGAGCGCTTGTTTAATATCACTAATTTTCTCTTTCATCTTTCTCTCTCCTCACTATCGTTGATATCGACTGTGCTTTTGTTGTTTTCAATCAATAAAAAAGCCGCTCATTACCTTATTGAGGTAAAAAGCGACTTGAAATTTTTTACAGCTTACTCTTCTGAAGAAAGCTCGGCTGGATCATCAAACGTTAGCATTCCCAGTTTATCCGTTCGGATCTCTCTCAGCACCAGTTCGGCTGTTTTATCATAATCAACCATTCCACCGCTCATAATACAACCTCTCTTTGATGCAATTGCATCAAAAAGCTCAACAATATCCTCTGGTATCTCTTCAAGACCATAGCGTTCTTTCAGATTAACGGGATAATAGCGAGAAAGGAAGCGAAGTGCATAAACACAAATATCTTGCATGTTAACAATCGTATCTTTAATTGCACCTGTTGTGGCTAATTTATAGCCTACCGTTTGATCTTCAAACTTCGGCCAAAGAATTCCTGGAGTATCTAAAAGCTCCAGCTCACTTCCAACTTTAATCCATTGCTGTGCTTGGGTCACACCAGGACGATCGCCTGTTTTAGCAATCTTTTTGCTTGCTAATCGGTTGATAAGCGTAGATTTTCCTACGTTTGGAATGCCAACAATCATCGCTCGAATTGCGCGAGGTTTTTTAATTCCCTTTGCTTTCATTCTCTCAAATTTCTCATGTAGAATTTCTTTAGACAAAGAGACAATTTGTTTCATCCCTTTTCCTGCTTGTGCATCAATCGCTAGGGCTTGTACACCTTGTTCGCGATAATAGCGTAACCATTCTTCCGTCATACGCGGATCCGCTTTGTCTGTTTTATTTAATAAGACAATGCGAGGCTTATTTACAATAATCTCATCAATCATTGGATTTCTTGATGATTGTGGAATACGAGCATCTACCAGCTCATATACAATATCAATTAATTTTAATTTTTCCGTTACTTGACGTCTCGCTTTTGCCATATGTCCCGGAAACCATTGTATCGTCATGTTCTACTCACCTTTTATCAATTACTACATTCTTTAGTTAGATAGTCTAGCTTCAGATAGCGGCCAATAAACTAAGCTTGTTTTTCCAAGTACTTGATCCATACTTACAAATCCAATTTGTCTACTATCCTTACTGTAGCGGCGATTATCTCCCATTACAAACAAATGTCCTTCAGGTACTTCTCCTTCACCTGTCAAACCTTCTAGGGTAAAATCTTCTGTTAAGTTACCATCAATAACTTCTTTTTTATATTCATCAAGATATGGCTCTTCATACGGCTTGCCGTTTACATATAAAACATCATCACGGTATTCAATATGATCACCAGGCAGGCCAATAATTCGCTTTATGTAGTCTTTTTGTTCATCTGCATGAAAGACGATAATATCGAAGCGATCAGGATCCCCAATTTTATACGAAAACTTATTTACAATCATTCGGTTCTGATCATGTAGCGTCGGCATCATTGATAATCCATCTACTACAATCGGCGCAAATAAAAAGTAGCGAATAACTACAGCTAATAAAACAGCAATAGCAATGGCTTTAATCCATTCAAAAAATTCATTTTTTCCTCGGGCCATTCTCAGTCCCCCAACCTTTATATACTACATCTTTTATTGTATCTGAAAGTTACTGAAACACCTAATAATTATAAAAAAAGATTTGAAAAAAGGAGCTTGTTTAACAAGCTCCCCTTCACGATTATCGAATTTCTTTAATACGCGCAGCTTTACCACGTAATTCACGTAGGTAATAAAGTTTCGCACGGCGTACTTTACCACGGCGCATTACTTCGATTTTTGCAATTTTTGGCGTATGAAGTGGGAATGCACGCTCTACACCTACACCGTAAGAGATCTTACGTACTGTAAATGTTTCGCTGATACCACCACCACGACGCTTGATAACAACACCTTCAAATACCTGAACACGTTCACGGCTACCCTCAACGATATTTACGTGTACACGTACAGTATCACCAGGACGGAACGTAGGAAGATCAGTTTTAAGTTGTTCTTTTGTAATTTCTTCGATTAATTTTTGCATCGCGTGTTTCAACTCCTTCCAACAGACGCTCATAACAATGCTTATAGATCATTGCAGCGGAACATCGTTATAAGTGACAAAAGCCTATCAGCTCAAGCCACAAGATTTATCTTAGCACACTCTCATTGCGTATGCAATAAGAGAAATTATTTTTCTGTATCTTTTAAACTACATTGGGAACTCTCTGCCTTATTCACTTTCTTCATTTTTTAGTTCAGCTATTATTTTCTTTTGCTGTGAAGAAAGCTCAAGCTGTTCTAGCATATCTGGCCTTCTTATCAACGTGCGCTTGAGAGACTCTTTTTCGCGCCATGCTGCAATTTTTTGATGGTCACCACTCATTAAGACGTCAGGGACCTTAAACCCTCTAAAATCAGCTGGACGCGTATAATGCGGGTGTTCTAGTAACCCTGTGCTATGCGAGTCTTTTACAGCCGAATCCTGATTCCCTAATACACCTGGCAATAGGCGTACTACGCTGTCAATTACAACCATTGCCCCTAGTTCTCCACCCGTTAACACATAATCACCGATTGAAATCTCATCAGTTACAACGTGCTCACGAATTCGCTCGTCATATCCTTCATAGTGACCGCATACAAAAATCAGATGTTCTTCCTGCGCTAACTCCTCTGCTTTTTTTTGCGTATAGCGCTCTCCTTGTGGACAAAGTAATACAACGCGTGGCTTAGAACCTTTTGTCAGCGCGTCCACCGCGTCGAAAACCGGCTGAGGTGTTAAGACCATGCCTGCTCCGCCGCCATATGGATAGTCATCAACATTTTGATGCTTGTTTGCTGAGTATTCTCTAAAGTTCACCACGTTTAATTCTACAGCCTGCTTTTCTTGCGCTTTTTTTAAAATAGATTCACCAAACACTCCTTCAAACATTGAAGGAAACAAAGACAGGACATCAATCTTCATCAGTCTAATAACCCTTCCATTACCGTAATCATAATTTCTTTCTTTTCAATATTAATTTCCTGAACAACTTCGTCGATATAAGGAATTAAAATCTCTTTTCCACCTTTTCCTTTTATAACCCACACATCATTTGCACCAGGAGTTAAGATTTCTTTTATCTTTCCAAGCTCTTGACCTTCGTCTGTTTTGACGATACAGCCAATAATTTCATGAAAATAAAACTCACCATCTTCAAGCTCAGACAATTGATCTTCCGATACTTTAACCATGCTATTCTTAAATTTCTCAACATCGTTTACATTTGGATATCCCTCAAATGATACAAGGTCAAAATTTTTATGCTTTCTATGTGTAGCAACAACCACTTCAACAGGTTCAACTTGCTTTTCCTGAAACAAATAAAGTTTGTTGCCTACTTCATAGCGTTCCTCTGCAAAGTCAGTTGTTGAGATAATGCGTACTTCACCTTTAATCCCGTGCGTATTAACAATTTTACCTACTTTAAACCAATTATCCATTGTTCACCTCTATCGAATTTCAACGACAATGCCGTCTTTAATTACAATCTCTTTTTTTTGCTTTATATTGTTCCAATTATCACCGATTTTCACTTCAAGCAATGAATCCATTTCGGATTCAACAAGCTCACTTCCTAGTGCCAAACGCTCTAGCTGCTCGATTTGAAAATCAATGACGTCTATTTTTTCAAGTCTGGATGAACGCTCTTTTTCAAACTGGGTATGAAGCAAAGATGATTGAGTTTTTTTCGTTTTCTCTATTTGTTTAAGTTGAAACTTAAGCTGTTCTAACTCTTTTTGCAGCTCGATTTTCCGCTGCGAGAAACGATTATGCAGTAACGCCTTGCTGCTTTCCGTCACAACTTGCTTTACAACAACCTTTTGAATAATTTGCATCAAACCCCTCCTCTTCATCCTACGATTCTTATTAAACCATTTCTATCTGTCATTTGAGAAGTACTTACATAAAAAAAAGGGGGAGGTTATCCCTCTCCCTTTTTTTCACTCTTGAATTTTCACATGCACTTTTTTATCTAATTGCGATGCCGCCGCAGAGACAACAGTCCGAATGGCTTTGGCAACCCGCCCTTGCTTTCCAATAATCTTGCCGATGTCTTCTTTGTGAACTTCAATGAAGTACGTCACTTGATGTTCTTCACTTACTTCTTTCACTCGAACTTCATCTGGATAATCAACAAGTGGCTTAACAATTGTTTCAATTAGTGATGTCATCGCGAGTATAATTATTTTCCTAATTTAGCGTTATGGAATTTCTCCATGATGCCTTCGTTAGAGAAAAGGTTACGTACTGTATCAGATGGTTTTGCACCATTTTGTAACCATTTAAGAGCTAACTCTTCATCAATTTTAACTTCAGCTGGTTGAGCTACTGGATTGTAAGTCCCAACTACTTCGATGTAACGTCCATCACGTGGTGAACGAGAGTCTGCTGCTACGATACGATAGAAAGGAGATTTTTTAGCTCCCATACGTTTTAAACGAATTTTTACTGCCATTTTTAAAGCACCTCCGAATATGTTTCAACAAGATAATATAATATCAAAAAGATAAAATGTTTGTAAAGGTTTTTTTCTTAACAGTATAAAAAATATTTTATTCTGTTTATTTTTACAACTAAATTTAGTAAGAAATTAAGAGAAGAAAGGTAATTTCATGCCTTTTTTCTTCCCTTTAGACATGTTTGTCATCTGCTTCATCATTTTCTTCATGTCTTCAAACTGCTTCAATAGTCGGTTAACCTCTTGAACCGATCGACCGCTACCTTTTGCAATTCGTTTTCTTCGACTAGCATTAATGATTTCAGGATTTGTTTTTTCAGCTTTTGTCATAGAACGAATAATCGCTTCTACATGACTAATTTGCTTTTCATCTACCTGTAAGTTCTTGAGACCTTTCATTTTATTAGCACCTGGAAGCATGCCAATAAGTTCATCTAACGGCCCCATTTGACGAACTTGAGCAAGCTGCTCTAAAAAGTCATCAAATGTAAACGACTGCGTACGCAGTTTCGCTTCAAGCTCTTTTGCTTTTTCTTCATCTACGTTAGCCTGCGCTTTTTCAATTAACGTAAGAACGTCTCCCATTCCTAAAATACGAGAAGCCATACGTTCCGGATGGAATGCATCAATTGCATCCATCTTTTCACCCAAACCAACAAACTTAATCGGTGTATTGGTAACCGCACGAATTGATAAAGCCGCACCACCGCGCGTATCTCCATCTAACTTCGTTAACACTACACCTGTTAAGCCAAGCTGTTTATTAAAGCTATCAGCTACGTTTACAGCATCCTGACCCGTCATTGCATCGACAACAAGGAAAATTTCATGAGGGTTCGTCAGTTCTTTAATTTGCTCTAACTCTTCCATTAAATTTTCATCTACGTGCAAACGTCCAGCTGTATCAATTAATACATAATCATGATGCTCTTCTTTGGCGTAAGCAATGGCCTGCTTTGCAATTTCAACGGGACTTACTTGATCTCCCAGTGAAAACACAGACATGCTTAACTGCTTTCCAAGCGTCTCAAGCTGTTTAATCGCCGCAGGGCGATATACGTCAGCTGCCACAAGCAATGGATTGCGGTTATGTTTCTTACGCAGTAGGTTAGCTAGCTTACCAGTTGTTGTCGTTTTACCCGCACCTTGAAGCCCTACCATCATAATAACCGTAGGAGCTTTTGGAGCCACTGCAATTTTGCTTTGCTCGCCGCCCATCAGTACTGTTAATTCTTCTTGTACAACTTTAATAACCTGTTGACCAGGCGTTAAGCTTTTTAATACGTCTTGACCTACTGCACGCTCACTTACGCGCTTAATAAAGTCTTTTACTACTTTAAAGTTTACATCCGCTTCTAAAAGGGCTAGGCGTACCTCACGCATCATTTCCTTAACATCTGCCTCAGTTACTTTCCCTTTTCCCTTTAGCTTTTGTAACGTGCTTTGCAAACGGTCGGCTAATCCTTCAAATGCCATATATGCCGCCCCCTAATCTAATTTCTCGAGCGAATCAAGAAGAGAAGAAAGCTTGCTGTTTGTTTCAAGTGCGCCTGTCAGTTCATTTTTTAGTTGTTGAACAATTGATTGACGCTCTTGAAACCTTTGAAATAACAATAGCTTTTCCTCATATTGTTCAAGCATTTGCTCTGTACGTTTTATATTATCATAAACTGCTTGACGACTCACATCAAATTCCTCTGCTATTTCACCTAGGGAATAGTCATCTAAATAATAAAGAGACATATAACTTCTTTGCTTTGGTGTAAGCAACGCTTGATAGAAGTCGTATAAAAAGTTCATTCGCGTCGTTTTTTCTAACATACGACCGCCCCCCCTTGTTAAGTGAAAAGCCTTTACATGTCTTTAGTTTACAAAGAACCAATTAGAATGTCAAGTTTTTTCCTTAACAGCAAAAACGCGACGAAGAAAGGCTTCATCGCGTTTTTTAATTAACTGTTTTGCACTTCATCTTCTACCGCATTAGCAAATAAGCCATAGATGTATTGCTCCGTATCAAACGGCTGAAGATCGTCCATCTTTTCCCCTAACCCT from Bacillus sp. 1780r2a1 encodes the following:
- the dprA gene encoding DNA-processing protein DprA, with the translated sequence MDELRKKIIHLSHCQLLTWKQIFSFLQYDSSLQHLYNYSPNDLQQILQVPFNRACQVKKYLQTIPIQDILNKYEEQSIYCITIIDDEYPHLLKNIYDPPWVLFCKGDLSLFQYKDCLSVVGTRQPTQYGYDAIQSVLAPLLHDQFVIVSGLALGIDTAAHQLAVAKQAKTIAVLGSGFYNIYPKHNLPLANEIARHHLLVSEYPPPTKPAKWHFPKRNRIISGLTSGTVVVQAKERSGSFITADQALQQGREVFAIPGPITDDASKGVNKLIQMGAKLVQNPTDIISELHRFQSLR
- a CDS encoding ribonuclease HII, whose protein sequence is MKEKISDIKQALQEIDSLKDPVFAQYEQDERKGVQQAVIQRKKQIQASERLKEQFYQMMSYENKQYDQGVKFIAGIDEVGRGPLAGPVVAAAVILPREFFLPGLTDSKKLSEAKREEFYEIICQQAVAVGVGIVDAATIDKLNIYQATKTAMMEAIEGLAVKPEALLIDAMTLPLDLPQESIIKGDATSISIAASSVIAKVTRDRMMKELALKHPEYGFEKHMGYGTKQHLEAIDSYGVLKEHRRSFAPIKEKI
- a CDS encoding putative DNA-binding protein, with the translated sequence MLEKTTRMNFLYDFYQALLTPKQRSYMSLYYLDDYSLGEIAEEFDVSRQAVYDNIKRTEQMLEQYEEKLLLFQRFQERQSIVQQLKNELTGALETNSKLSSLLDSLEKLD
- the rimM gene encoding ribosome maturation factor RimM (Essential for efficient processing of 16S rRNA) — its product is MDNWFKVGKIVNTHGIKGEVRIISTTDFAEERYEVGNKLYLFQEKQVEPVEVVVATHRKHKNFDLVSFEGYPNVNDVEKFKNSMVKVSEDQLSELEDGEFYFHEIIGCIVKTDEGQELGKIKEILTPGANDVWVIKGKGGKEILIPYIDEVVQEINIEKKEIMITVMEGLLD
- the lepB gene encoding signal peptidase I; protein product: MARGKNEFFEWIKAIAIAVLLAVVIRYFLFAPIVVDGLSMMPTLHDQNRMIVNKFSYKIGDPDRFDIIVFHADEQKDYIKRIIGLPGDHIEYRDDVLYVNGKPYEEPYLDEYKKEVIDGNLTEDFTLEGLTGEGEVPEGHLFVMGDNRRYSKDSRQIGFVSMDQVLGKTSLVYWPLSEARLSN
- the sucD gene encoding succinate--CoA ligase subunit alpha, which produces MSVFINKDTKVIVQGITGGVGLFHTTQMLEYGTQIVGGVTPGKGGMEVEGVPVFNTVLEAKEKTGATASVVYVPPAFAADSIIEAVDADLDLVICITEGIPVLDMVKVKRYMEGKKTRLVGPNCPGVITPEECKIGIMPGYIHKKGHVGVVSRSGTLTYEAVHQLSEAGIGQSTAVGIGGDPVNGTNFIDVLKAFNEDEETYAVIMIGEIGGTAEEEAAEWIKANMTKPVVGFIGGQTAPPGKRMGHAGAIISGGKGTAAEKIKTMNECGIKVAETPSVMGETLISVLKEQGLLEKCKTH
- the rpsP gene encoding 30S ribosomal protein S16; translation: MAVKIRLKRMGAKKSPFYRIVAADSRSPRDGRYIEVVGTYNPVAQPAEVKIDEELALKWLQNGAKPSDTVRNLFSNEGIMEKFHNAKLGK
- the ylqF gene encoding ribosome biogenesis GTPase YlqF translates to MTIQWFPGHMAKARRQVTEKLKLIDIVYELVDARIPQSSRNPMIDEIIVNKPRIVLLNKTDKADPRMTEEWLRYYREQGVQALAIDAQAGKGMKQIVSLSKEILHEKFERMKAKGIKKPRAIRAMIVGIPNVGKSTLINRLASKKIAKTGDRPGVTQAQQWIKVGSELELLDTPGILWPKFEDQTVGYKLATTGAIKDTIVNMQDICVYALRFLSRYYPVNLKERYGLEEIPEDIVELFDAIASKRGCIMSGGMVDYDKTAELVLREIRTDKLGMLTFDDPAELSSEE
- the ffh gene encoding signal recognition particle protein, yielding MAFEGLADRLQSTLQKLKGKGKVTEADVKEMMREVRLALLEADVNFKVVKDFIKRVSERAVGQDVLKSLTPGQQVIKVVQEELTVLMGGEQSKIAVAPKAPTVIMMVGLQGAGKTTTTGKLANLLRKKHNRNPLLVAADVYRPAAIKQLETLGKQLSMSVFSLGDQVSPVEIAKQAIAYAKEEHHDYVLIDTAGRLHVDENLMEELEQIKELTNPHEIFLVVDAMTGQDAVNVADSFNKQLGLTGVVLTKLDGDTRGGAALSIRAVTNTPIKFVGLGEKMDAIDAFHPERMASRILGMGDVLTLIEKAQANVDEEKAKELEAKLRTQSFTFDDFLEQLAQVRQMGPLDELIGMLPGANKMKGLKNLQVDEKQISHVEAIIRSMTKAEKTNPEIINASRRKRIAKGSGRSVQEVNRLLKQFEDMKKMMKQMTNMSKGKKKGMKLPFFS
- the sucC gene encoding ADP-forming succinate--CoA ligase subunit beta — encoded protein: MNIHEYQGKELLRKYGVAVPNGKVAYSVEEAVEAAKELGSQVSVVKAQIHAGGRGKAGGVKVAKNLDEVRTYAQDILGKTLVTHQTGPEGKEVKRLLIEEGCDIKKEYYIGLVLDRATSQVVLMGSEEGGTEIEEVAEATPEKIFKEYIDPAIGLQGFQARRLAFNINIPKELVGKAVKFMAGLYTVFVEKDCSIAEINPLVVTGDGNVMALDAKLNFDSNALYRQKDILEYRDLDEEDAKEIEASKYDLSYISLDGNIGCMVNGAGLAMATMDIIKHYGGDPANFLDVGGGATAEKVTEAFKIILSDQNVKGIFVNIFGGIMKCDVIATGVVEATKQVGLSLPLVVRLEGTNVELGKKILQESGLNITAAESMADGAQKIVSLVK
- the rplS gene encoding 50S ribosomal protein L19 yields the protein MQKLIEEITKEQLKTDLPTFRPGDTVRVHVNIVEGSRERVQVFEGVVIKRRGGGISETFTVRKISYGVGVERAFPLHTPKIAKIEVMRRGKVRRAKLYYLRELRGKAARIKEIR
- a CDS encoding KH domain-containing protein, which produces MTSLIETIVKPLVDYPDEVRVKEVSEEHQVTYFIEVHKEDIGKIIGKQGRVAKAIRTVVSAAASQLDKKVHVKIQE
- the trmD gene encoding tRNA (guanosine(37)-N1)-methyltransferase TrmD — encoded protein: MKIDVLSLFPSMFEGVFGESILKKAQEKQAVELNVVNFREYSANKHQNVDDYPYGGGAGMVLTPQPVFDAVDALTKGSKPRVVLLCPQGERYTQKKAEELAQEEHLIFVCGHYEGYDERIREHVVTDEISIGDYVLTGGELGAMVVIDSVVRLLPGVLGNQDSAVKDSHSTGLLEHPHYTRPADFRGFKVPDVLMSGDHQKIAAWREKESLKRTLIRRPDMLEQLELSSQQKKIIAELKNEESE
- a CDS encoding YlqD family protein, which encodes MQIIQKVVVKQVVTESSKALLHNRFSQRKIELQKELEQLKFQLKQIEKTKKTQSSLLHTQFEKERSSRLEKIDVIDFQIEQLERLALGSELVESEMDSLLEVKIGDNWNNIKQKKEIVIKDGIVVEIR